TTTATTACTACAACAGGGACACCTAATACATTTGTTGTGCAGCAAGCGGGTGTAACGATTGACAGTGGCAGCTTTGAAGACGGCAAAATTGAATATCAAGGTATGGAAATTTCTGTTTCGCCTGTTGCAAACGGCCAAATCGATGTTGACCTTGAAGCGCCACAAAAAGAGAATGCGTTAAATACTTTGGATGATCTGATAGCAGGACTAACCAATCCTGATTTAACTCAGGAAGAGTTTGATCAAGTTTTAGCGGATGCCATTGTACAACTCGATAATGCTAAAAATCAGGTTTCACTTGTACAGGCAGGTTTGGGTGGTCGCTTAAATACAGCCAAGAAAATTGAACAATCAAACGGTGACTTAGATACCAGTAATAAAGCAGCGAAAGCTGAGCTTGTTGAGCTTGATATGGCTGAAGCGATTACTGAACTTACCAAACAGGAAACATCACTGCAAGCTGCACAAGCAACATTTGGCCGTTTGGCTAACCTTTCCTTATTTGATTATTTATAATTTTTGTAGGTTAAGCTTAATTAATAAGCTTAACCTACAAAACCTACCTTAAGCTTCCTACTTTAAAAGTGCTTTTAGCTCACTCTTTATTTTGTTTTTACCCTCATTAACACATCGTGATAGCGGCTTTTATGGTAACCAGAAGCCATATTTAGTTAAAAGGTTAAAATATTTCTTATTTAAATACAGTGGTTTGTATAAAATTTTAAAAATTGTTTAAAAATTCACTAAAGGATTTTTTGAGCGGACCGATAACTTAATTAACCAAGCAGAGTAACAAATAACAGTTACCGCTTAATTAGAGTAAGTTTGAGAGTAAATGATAAGTTTACTTCGGGAGAAATATCATGGCACTTTATGTAAATACAAATGTTAGTTCATTAAACGCACAAAGACAATTAATGAATTCTGGTAACTCACTAGATACTTCATTCCAACGTTTATCATCAGGTCTGCGTATCAATAGCGCAAAAGATGATGCGGCAGGTCTACAAATTACAGACCGTTTATCATCGCAAATTAATGGTCTAAATCAAGGTAACCGTAACGCAAACGATGCGATCTCACTTGCACAAACAGCGGAAGGTGCACTAGACGAAGTTACGTCAATGTTTCAGCGTGTACGTACACTTTCTCAACAAGCGGCAAATGGTTCAAATACAGATGAAGACCGTTTAGCGATTCAAGAAGAGATTCGCTCGTTGATGAGTGAAGCGAACCGTGTGGCTCAAGATACTACCTTTGGTGGACAGAACCTTCTTGATGGAACTTATTCGGCTAGCTTCCAGGTAGGTGCTGATGCGGTGCAAACTATTGGCTTTAGTATGAAAACAGTGGGTGATACTGCTAATGGTGCAAATAGCCTTGCTGCAAATGGCGGGTTTACGTTGTCAGGCTTAGCAAACGTAGCTTCTGCAGTTACAGGAAAAGCTTTTGTAGCAGCAGCTTCTGGGAGTTCAGCAGCGGCTGTTAAGGGATTGCTTGATACTGAAGCTTTATCTGCTTTATCTGCACTTGATAGCTCATTTGCAACTTCTGATGCCGCATTTTCAGTTGTGTTTACTGAAACAGGTATCTCAGTATCAAGTCAGGTGGGTGCACAGCTAGTACTTGCTGGTATGGACTCACTAATAGCAGTAGTTGATAAAAAACGCGCAGAGTTAGGTGCGGTACAAAATCGTTTCCAATCAACAATTCGTAACCAATCGAATATTGCTGAGAACCTTAGCGCTGCTAAATCACGTATTAAAGATACTGACTTTGCTCAAGAAACAGCGAACTTAACTAAGATGCAAATCTTACAACAAGCTAGCCAAACAATCTTGAGTCAAGCTAACCAACGTCCTCAAGCGGCTTTAAGCTTACTAGGTTAATAGTTGGGGATTTGAGTTAAAATGAAGTCAAAACTTTGACTCAAAAGAAAAGCGCCTTTGTCTAATGGGGTATTAACAAAGGCGCTAAGATAGGATTATAAAGCGGAGGCGCTAAAAATCCTGACAGTAGTGTTCTAACATTTGTAAGAACATAAAGTTTATAGCACAAATTATGCCATAATTTGTGAAAAAGAACCCACTCTTAAACTTATCTCTTCCAAGGCTCCTGTTATAGGAGCCTTTTCTCATTCTTTAGTGTTTATTTAATAGTTGGCCTATTAATTGCTCTAGTTCTTTTAAGTTAATCAACTAATCAGCAAAGTGGCAGTTTTTTGCCCCAAGGCGACTTAGATTTGCCGCTGTAAGGGTCACTTTGTCAAGTTCACTTTTAAAAGTGACTTAACTTTGACAGATAAGAAGAGAGTAAATTATGGCTTTATATGTAAATACTAATGTTAGTGCACTAAATGCACAAAGACAGTTGGATAGAACAGGTACGGATTTAGATACTTCTTTTAAACGTCTTTCATCAGGCTTGCGTATTAATAGTGCAGCTGATGATGCTGCAGGTTTGCAAATTTCTGACCGCTTACAATCGCAAATCCTTGGACTAAGCCAAGGTAATCGAAATGCTAATGATGCTATATCACTTGCACAAACTGCCGAGGGTGCGATGGATGAGTTAACGAGCAACTTTCAACGTGTAAGAACATTAGCTCAACAAGCTGCGAATGGATCAAATACAGATGAAGATCGACTTGCGATTCAAGAAGAAATCAGACAGCTAATGGCTGAAGCAAACAGAATTGCTTCTGACACTACTTTTGGTGGGCAAAACTTACTAGATGGTACTTATGCCGCAAGTTTTCAAGTTGGTGCCGATGCTGTGCAGACAATTGGGTTTAGTATGCAAGAGGTGGGTGAGTCAACTAACGGTAATAATAGCTTAGCAGCTAACAATGGCTTTACTCTTTCAGGGATTGCCTCTGTTGCTTCAGCTGTTACAGGAAAAGCTTTTGTAGCAGCAGCTTCTGGAAGTTCAGCTGCGGCTGTTGCTGGCTTACTCGATGCGGATGCACTAGCAACATTATCAGCGCTGGATACAGCTTTTGCTAGTTCAGATGCTGCTTTCTCTGTTGTTTTTACGGAAACAGGTATTTCGGTATCAAGCCAAGTAGGTGCGCAACTTGTAATGGCTGGTATGGATTCACTAATAGCGGTAGTAGATAAAAAACGTGCGGAGCTTGGTGCTGTGCAGAACCGTTTTCAATCTACAATTCGTAACCAAGCAAATGTATCTGAAAACTTAAGTGCGGCAAAATCACGAATTAAAGATGCTGATTTTGCAGCTGAAACAGCAATACTAACTAAAAATCAAATCTTACAACAAGCAAGCCAAACAATCCTAGGTCAGGCAAATCAACGACCTCAAGCTGCTTTAAGCTTGTTACAAGGCTAAAATTTAAAAATTATTAAAAAATTTACAAATAAAGCTAAAGCTTTCGCTTAATCAGACGATAACTGATTTAGAGAACTATAAATCTAGGACTCTAAGTCGGTTAAATAGCAGGGTAGGGGTATCCCGCTGTTTAGCTATAAAATGATAAAGCGGAGGCTAATATGGCTTTATATGTAAACACAAATGTGAGTTCTTTGAACGCACAGCGCCAGTTAATGAAATCTGGCAACTCACTGGATACTTCATTCCAACGATTATCATCAGGTTTGCGCATTAATAGTGCTAAAGATGATGCTGCTGGTATGCAAATCTCTAACCGTTTGACAGGCCAACTTAATGGTTTGAATCAAGGTAATCGTAATGCTAACGATGCAATTTCACTGGCGCAAACCGCTGAAGGTGCACTAGACGAAGTTACATCAATGTTCCAGCGTGTACGTACGCTAGCTCAACAAGCATCAAATGGTTCAAATACTGATGAAGACCGTTTAGCGATTCAAGAAGAAATACGCTCTTTGATGAGTGAAGCAAATCGTGTTGCAGAAGATACTTCATTTGGTGGACAAAACCTCCTTGATGGTACTTACTCAGCAAGTTTCCAAGTGGGTGCTGATGCCGTTCAGACGATCGGCTTTAGTATGAAAACAGTGGGTGATACTGCTAATGGTGCAAACAGTATAGCTGCTAATGGCGGCTTTACATTATCAGGTCTTGCTAACGTAGCTTCTGCAGTTACAGGAAAAGCTTTTGTAGCAGCAGCTTCTGGGAGTTCAGCAGCGGCTGTTAAGGGATTACTAGATACTGAAGCTTTATCTGCTTTATCTGCACTTGATAGCTCATTTGCAACTTCTGATGCCGCATTTTCAGTTGTGTTTACTGAAACAGGTATCTCAGTATCAAGTCAGGTGGGTGCTCAGCTTGTACTAGCAGGAATGGATTCATTAATTGCTGTTGTTGACAAGAAACGTGCGGAGCTTGGTGCGGTACAAAATCGCTTTCAATCTACGATACGTAATCAGTCAAATGTCGCTGAAAATTTATCAGCTGCTCGTTCTCGTATTCAAGATACTGACTTTGCGACAGAAACAGCGAACTTAACTAAGATGCAAATCTTACAACAAGCTAGCCAGTCCATTTTAAGTCAAGCAAATCAACGCCCTCAAGTAGCGCTTTCATTACTAGGTTAATGTTTGTTTTATAAGTCACTTCAGAGCTCAGGAAATTTGCCCCGAAGTGGCTTATACTGACAGAGTAAGATATTAAGAGGTGCTACAATGATAGATCTTAATTCAATGCAAAGGTTGAATGATAACCACGCTACTAGTGGGAACTCTGCAAATTTAAATGCTGAAATAGTTGATACCAAAGCAGATAAAGGCACAGAACTTGCTGGCAGAGAGGCTGTAGACATTGAGCTGGATTCTAAACAGAATGAGCAAAAAGACAAAAAAGATCTGATTGCTGAAGTAAAGCAGAACTTAGAAAAGCTTAATAATTACATACCCGTCACTTCAACAAATTTAATTTTTGAATTTGATGAAAAAGGTGATCCGCCAATAATAAAAGTTTTAGATAGAGAAAACGATGAAGTTATTAGGGAGATCCCAACTGAAGAGTTTCGTGAAGTAGCTAAAGCTTTGGAAGAATTTGCCGATAAATTAACCAATAAAGGTTTGTTGTTCGATAGAACTGCATAAAGTTTAGTATTTAGGAGTATTAGAATGGCATTAATTACATCAGCAGGAGTTGGCTCAGGGCTCGATCTCGAAAGCATTATCAGTGCAACACTATCAGCTGAGAATACCCCTAAAATACAAGCATTTGCTGAAAAGCAAGAGTCGCTACAAGTGGAACTATCTTCGTTAGGCGAAGTTAAGTCTGCAATGTCTAAGCTGCAGGATACAATAGAAAAACTAGCCGATATTGATAATTTCAATAAACGTATTGCAAACATCAAGCAGCCGGCAAGTGATGATGGCGATCTGATATCAGTGACACCAACATCTGATATTTCACCTGGGGACTTCAACATTGAAGTGGTTGAGCTTGCGCAGGGTAGCCGGGCGACATCTAATGCCGGGCTATTTACCTCAACAGATGATGTTGTTACAGCTTCAGGTGGTACATTATCATTCGCTGCGGGTGATAAAAGCTTTGACTTAACTCTGGATGCAGGAGCTACGCTTGCTGACTTACGCGATGCAATCAATGATTCTGACGATAACTTTGGTGTAACAGCAAATATAATAAATACAGGTACCGAATCAAAATTAGTACTTACATCAAATGTGTCAGGTGAAGGTAATGACTTAGTTATTACTAATGACACTGCTGAACTAGATAATGTTTCGACACTTGCCAACGATGGTGTTAGTGCAGGTGGTATTGCTATTGCTGCAGGTGATGAAGCCAAAAGTGCAGAAATCAAAGTTGATGGTATTTCTATTGTTAATGATACCAATACATTTAAAGATGCTGTTCAAGATATGACTATTGTCGCTAAGCGTCAGAGTGTTGACAATGAAACAGCTAAACTTTCAGTTGAAGTAGATACTGCAAGTGTGACGAAATTGGTCGATGAGTTTATCTCTAATTATAACAATTTAATTGGTCAGATAGGCTTACAAACTAGGATCGGGAAGCCTTTAAATAGTGATGCGACCTTACGTTCATTTGATTCTCAATTAGTTAATGCTTTATCTACAGAGATAACTGATGCGGGCCCCTTCACGAGTATATTTGATATTGGTTTGGGTGTTAATAAGGAAGGCTATATTGAGAAATCTAGCCTAGTTCGTAGTTTGAATGAGGCAATGGATGAGAATTACGATGATATTGGTAAAGCATTCGCGGGTGAGGGCGGAATAGCTAAGCAGTTAGAGTCACTTCTTGAAAATTATGTTGAGAATGATGGTATTATGAAGCAGCGAGAAAATAGCTTAAACTCTCAACTAGAAGATCTAGAGGATGATGTTGCAAACCACGAATATAGAATGGAGTCTCTAGAGGCTCGATTAAGGCAGCAGTATGCAGGGCTAGATGTATTGCTAGCGCAAATGCAATCTACTCAAACTTATTTAAGTTCACAACTTTCAAGTTTACCTGGTTTCACGAAATCAAGTTCTTAACAAATTAATTAGGTGATTTATGTATAACGCTAAAGTGAAAAATTATCAAAAGGAAGCACTTAAAACTCGATTGGCTGGTGCTGATCGATATGAAGTGATTCAAATGTTATTTGCTGGGGTACTCGAAAAGTTGGTGCATGCTAAAGTATCAATAGAATCTAAAAATTATGAAGCAAAAGCTGAGCACATATCAAAAGCTACCGCAATAATTGAAGCCCTACGAGGTTGTTTGGATTTTAAACAAGGTGGAGAAGTAACTGAAAATTTATATGCATTATATAGCTATATGATTGATCGCTTAGTTGACGCAACTATGAATAATGATGCATCAATTTTAGAAGAAGTTGGTAACCTGATAAAAGAGATTAAATCGGCTTGGGATGCAATTCCTGTTGATGTAAGAATGCAAGCCCTTGATGAGCAGAGAGAAAGTCAAGTTGGATAAAGTTTTAGAGCTCAACACTGCTCTTGTGGGTATCAAGGCTAAACTCGCAGATAAAAGTAATTTAGATTTTGAGCTACTAACTCTTAAGTTTAAACAATTAGATAGTTTAGTGAGAGAATTCTCAGATAAAGAGTTAATTGAGAATAAGATTCAAATAGAAAGCTCGCTAAACGAAATGATAGAACTTATTAACTTGTTAGAAAGCAATAAAGAAACCGTTAAAATTGAATTAGGTGAGTTTATGAGAAATAATAATAAGTTAAGAGCATACAAAACCCCTAAGTAGAACTTAACATCTGACTAAGTTTTAGTACCTAGGCATAAAACTTGCTCTTTAAATGCTGATAGAGAAAATACTAGGTAATAAGATGAAAAACTATAGTAGTGAAATTAAAGAGCTCGAAGAGCTCTTGGTAGAAAAAGAACTGTTATTAAAAAGAGAGAGGATATTAGCTGACAAAGCCAATATTTTATTTTCAAATAACAAATCTATGTTCGAAGAGTATTACCCCGATATTGGAAAATTTATTTCGGGATACCAGCCTAGAGAAGATTTTTGTCTGCATGCAACAGCCGATGGTGCAGCTAACTTTGTACCATCAGGAAGTTCAATACCATTATATGGAAACACGCCTATAGAACAAGCCCAAAAACAGGTTGAATATTACACTAAAAATGCAAACTATAGCCGAAGAAATTATTTCTTGGGAAATGAAGTTAAAATTAATGACGAGCGTATTCATATTCAATACGTTGCCAAGTTATATAATAGTTTTTTAGAGTGTTCAGGGTTGGAAGTGCTTAAAGAGCTTCCTGAACATTATCCTACTTGTTTAGTTTTTGGGATTGGCCTTGGGTATCACTTACCAGCGCTTTTAGAAAAACATACGTTTGATTATTTATTTATTTGTGAACCAGATGAAGAGCTGTTTTATGCCAGTTTGTTTTGTATTGACTGGTCTAAAATAGTAAAAGATATTGATGATCAAGGTGGGTGTTTATTTTTAAATATAGGTATTGGTTATAATGAATTTTTCAATAGTGTTTCCGCAATTAGTGAAGATATAGGCGCCTTTTCACTCATAAACAGTTTTTGCTATCAGCATTATCCGTCTGATGAAATTAATAAAGCAATTAAAGAGTATTTTGATAATTACTACCATCTTCACCATGGCTATGGATTTTATAATGATGCAATTACAGGGTTGTCACACGCGATTCATAATATAGAAAATAATATTCCCTGCTTTATTCCTAATAGGCAAGGTCTACAATCAATGAAAAACGTTCCTATCTTTGTAATAGGGAATGGTCCTTCACTTGATGAAAGTCTTACTATTTTAAAGAAGTACCAAGGTAAAGCGATAATTTTGGCTGGTGGTACGGCACTACAAACTTTGGAAAAAGCGGGTATTGATTGCGACTTTCATATTTTAGTTGAAAGAACAAAGTTAACGCTTGATATTCAAAAGGCGATAAAGCCAGAGTCAGGATATCAACAGAAAAATTTATTGGCTGTAGATGTGATGTACCCAGATGTTTATGATTTATATAACTGGGGAGGAATGGGTATGAAGGGCCCTGAAGCTGCATCTTCTTTTGTTCGCTTACAAATTTTAAAGAATTTTAATGTGAATGTTCGCCCATTACCTGGAGCTGGACCCCTTGTTTGTAATACAGCACTATCTTATGCGTTAAATTTTGGCTCAAAGGATATTTATTTATTTGGTGTCGATAACGGAGCTGTCGACGTTAAGCAAAGTCATTCAAAGCTGAGCATATATAAAGATAAGAATTTTTCAGATAAGTTTAAACCATTAGAAGGTGCATCTATTAAGCTTAAAGGTAATTTAGACTCTGATGTTTACGCTACTACTTTTATGAGCACAGCAAAAAGAAATATGGATATTTTATTGTCTAACTTAAAAGACGTAAATGTATACAATGTTGGAGAAGGTGCCGAAATTGAAAATGCTTATCCAACGAGAGAAAATGAGTTGTTGTTGTCCAATTTACCAGATTTAGATAAGACAAAGGTAATTGCAGATATCAAAAAGAACTTTTTTAAAGCGATACCGAAGAATGACTTAGAAGCAGATTTAGCTTTTGATATGTTTGATGAGCTATGCGATCACCTTATTTCTATTGGTAAACGAGAGTTTAATTCTCGAAATGAAGCTCATGAACTTATGAAGGCACAGCAACGCGTTATTTATTCGTATCGCAAAACTAAATATGAACACCTTTTCCATATGCTTAAAGGATCTCTACTGTATATTCATTGTCCTTTAGTTACTTTGCTCTATTATTACAAGGATGAGAAAGAAACTTTAAAAGTATTTAGAAAAGCTTTTGATGTTTGGTTAGATTTTTTAGAAACAGTAAAAGTAGATTTTAGACTTAATTTTAAAACGAAATGTAATTGGTCAAGACCTGAATTCCTCGAAGAACAATGTGAAAATAATGAAGTTACTACATCTGCTTAATCGCAACGAAAATTTGTTTGATGATGACCTGGCTAGTTTTGACGACTATTTAAGTGACTTAGTTTCACAGTCTCGTTTTTTAGTTTTAGGAGGTGCAGGAACTATTGGTCAATCTGTCACTAAAGAACTATTCAAAAGACGACCACAAGTTCTACACGTTGTAGATATAAGTGAAAACAACTTAGTTGAGTTGGTGCGAGATATTCGTTCTTCATATGGATATATAGGAGGAGAATTTAAAACATTTTCACTCGATATTGGTTCGCTTGAGTTTGAGTCATTTATGGCTTATCAATCTGGCTATGATTATGTTTTGAATCTCTCAGCACTTAAACATGTTCGCAGTGAAAAAGACCCATTTACGCTCATGCGTATGGTTGAGACCAATATTTTTAATAC
The nucleotide sequence above comes from Pseudoalteromonas shioyasakiensis. Encoded proteins:
- a CDS encoding flagellin, whose amino-acid sequence is MALYVNTNVSSLNAQRQLMNSGNSLDTSFQRLSSGLRINSAKDDAAGLQITDRLSSQINGLNQGNRNANDAISLAQTAEGALDEVTSMFQRVRTLSQQAANGSNTDEDRLAIQEEIRSLMSEANRVAQDTTFGGQNLLDGTYSASFQVGADAVQTIGFSMKTVGDTANGANSLAANGGFTLSGLANVASAVTGKAFVAAASGSSAAAVKGLLDTEALSALSALDSSFATSDAAFSVVFTETGISVSSQVGAQLVLAGMDSLIAVVDKKRAELGAVQNRFQSTIRNQSNIAENLSAAKSRIKDTDFAQETANLTKMQILQQASQTILSQANQRPQAALSLLG
- a CDS encoding flagellin codes for the protein MALYVNTNVSALNAQRQLDRTGTDLDTSFKRLSSGLRINSAADDAAGLQISDRLQSQILGLSQGNRNANDAISLAQTAEGAMDELTSNFQRVRTLAQQAANGSNTDEDRLAIQEEIRQLMAEANRIASDTTFGGQNLLDGTYAASFQVGADAVQTIGFSMQEVGESTNGNNSLAANNGFTLSGIASVASAVTGKAFVAAASGSSAAAVAGLLDADALATLSALDTAFASSDAAFSVVFTETGISVSSQVGAQLVMAGMDSLIAVVDKKRAELGAVQNRFQSTIRNQANVSENLSAAKSRIKDADFAAETAILTKNQILQQASQTILGQANQRPQAALSLLQG
- a CDS encoding flagellin; this translates as MALYVNTNVSSLNAQRQLMKSGNSLDTSFQRLSSGLRINSAKDDAAGMQISNRLTGQLNGLNQGNRNANDAISLAQTAEGALDEVTSMFQRVRTLAQQASNGSNTDEDRLAIQEEIRSLMSEANRVAEDTSFGGQNLLDGTYSASFQVGADAVQTIGFSMKTVGDTANGANSIAANGGFTLSGLANVASAVTGKAFVAAASGSSAAAVKGLLDTEALSALSALDSSFATSDAAFSVVFTETGISVSSQVGAQLVLAGMDSLIAVVDKKRAELGAVQNRFQSTIRNQSNVAENLSAARSRIQDTDFATETANLTKMQILQQASQSILSQANQRPQVALSLLG
- a CDS encoding flagellar protein FlaG — translated: MIDLNSMQRLNDNHATSGNSANLNAEIVDTKADKGTELAGREAVDIELDSKQNEQKDKKDLIAEVKQNLEKLNNYIPVTSTNLIFEFDEKGDPPIIKVLDRENDEVIREIPTEEFREVAKALEEFADKLTNKGLLFDRTA
- the fliD gene encoding flagellar filament capping protein FliD, with protein sequence MALITSAGVGSGLDLESIISATLSAENTPKIQAFAEKQESLQVELSSLGEVKSAMSKLQDTIEKLADIDNFNKRIANIKQPASDDGDLISVTPTSDISPGDFNIEVVELAQGSRATSNAGLFTSTDDVVTASGGTLSFAAGDKSFDLTLDAGATLADLRDAINDSDDNFGVTANIINTGTESKLVLTSNVSGEGNDLVITNDTAELDNVSTLANDGVSAGGIAIAAGDEAKSAEIKVDGISIVNDTNTFKDAVQDMTIVAKRQSVDNETAKLSVEVDTASVTKLVDEFISNYNNLIGQIGLQTRIGKPLNSDATLRSFDSQLVNALSTEITDAGPFTSIFDIGLGVNKEGYIEKSSLVRSLNEAMDENYDDIGKAFAGEGGIAKQLESLLENYVENDGIMKQRENSLNSQLEDLEDDVANHEYRMESLEARLRQQYAGLDVLLAQMQSTQTYLSSQLSSLPGFTKSSS
- the fliS gene encoding flagellar export chaperone FliS — its product is MYNAKVKNYQKEALKTRLAGADRYEVIQMLFAGVLEKLVHAKVSIESKNYEAKAEHISKATAIIEALRGCLDFKQGGEVTENLYALYSYMIDRLVDATMNNDASILEEVGNLIKEIKSAWDAIPVDVRMQALDEQRESQVG
- a CDS encoding motility associated factor glycosyltransferase family protein; the encoded protein is MKNYSSEIKELEELLVEKELLLKRERILADKANILFSNNKSMFEEYYPDIGKFISGYQPREDFCLHATADGAANFVPSGSSIPLYGNTPIEQAQKQVEYYTKNANYSRRNYFLGNEVKINDERIHIQYVAKLYNSFLECSGLEVLKELPEHYPTCLVFGIGLGYHLPALLEKHTFDYLFICEPDEELFYASLFCIDWSKIVKDIDDQGGCLFLNIGIGYNEFFNSVSAISEDIGAFSLINSFCYQHYPSDEINKAIKEYFDNYYHLHHGYGFYNDAITGLSHAIHNIENNIPCFIPNRQGLQSMKNVPIFVIGNGPSLDESLTILKKYQGKAIILAGGTALQTLEKAGIDCDFHILVERTKLTLDIQKAIKPESGYQQKNLLAVDVMYPDVYDLYNWGGMGMKGPEAASSFVRLQILKNFNVNVRPLPGAGPLVCNTALSYALNFGSKDIYLFGVDNGAVDVKQSHSKLSIYKDKNFSDKFKPLEGASIKLKGNLDSDVYATTFMSTAKRNMDILLSNLKDVNVYNVGEGAEIENAYPTRENELLLSNLPDLDKTKVIADIKKNFFKAIPKNDLEADLAFDMFDELCDHLISIGKREFNSRNEAHELMKAQQRVIYSYRKTKYEHLFHMLKGSLLYIHCPLVTLLYYYKDEKETLKVFRKAFDVWLDFLETVKVDFRLNFKTKCNWSRPEFLEEQCENNEVTTSA